One Numida meleagris isolate 19003 breed g44 Domestic line chromosome 6, NumMel1.0, whole genome shotgun sequence genomic region harbors:
- the NGB gene encoding neuroglobin: MESGMLSRTQQALIRESWLRVSGSPVQHGVVLFSRLFDLDPDLLPLFQYNCKRFASPQECLASPEFLDHIRKVMLVIDAAVSHLEDLPCLEEYLRNLGKKHQAVGVKTESFSTVGESLLYMLEKCLGAAFSPDVREAWIKLYGAVVKAMQRGWEALPEGD; encoded by the exons ATGGAGAGCGGGATGCTGTCTCGCACGCAGCAGGCGCTGATCCGGGAGAGCTGGCTGCGGGTGAGCGGCAGCCCGGTGCAGCACGGCGTCGTCCTCTTCTCCAG GTTGTTCGATCTGGACCCTGACCTGTTGCCCCTTTTCCAGTACAACTGCAAGCGGTTTGCCAGCCCACAGGAGTGCCTGGCCTCCCCCGAGTTCCTGGATCACATCCGGAAG GTGATGCTGGTGATTGATGCAGCTGTCAGCCACCTGGAGGACTTGCCCTGCCTGGAAGAATATCTCCGCAACCTCGGCAAGAAGCATCAAGCTGTTGGTGTGAAGACTGAGTCCTTCTCG ACAGTCGGTGAGTCCTTGCTGTACATGCTGGAGAAGTGCCTGGGTGCTGCCTTCAGCCCGGACGTGCGGGAGGCCTGGATCAAACTCTACGGCGCAGTGGTGAAAGCCATGCAGCGTGGCTGGGAGGCTCTCCCAGAGGGGGACTAG